In Kordia antarctica, the following proteins share a genomic window:
- a CDS encoding lysylphosphatidylglycerol synthase transmembrane domain-containing protein produces MKTSVSKILKIILPLFLGVFLVWYSLSKTPLDELINHFKKANYYWIVLGVFFGILSHLSRAYRWQYMLEPMGFKPKYPNSIMAVFIAYLANLGIPRSGEALRALTLTNYEGVPFEKGFGTIVAERVADLIVMLFVIAITLCIQFDFIWNLLMTKLNPTKIIILLVIMMVFGIALIIFIKKAKTGIALKIKNFILGIYEGATSILKMKNKWGFIFHTLFIWSMYMLMFYVTILSVEDLHGEVPVGAILIAFIAGSFSIAATNGGIGLYPIAVAGAFSLFGIARVPSEAFGWIMWSSQTLMVIILGGLSFLYLPIFNSKK; encoded by the coding sequence TTGAAAACATCCGTATCAAAAATATTAAAAATAATACTTCCACTTTTTTTGGGAGTATTTTTAGTTTGGTACTCGCTGTCTAAAACACCTTTAGACGAACTCATTAATCATTTTAAGAAAGCAAATTACTATTGGATTGTACTTGGTGTATTCTTTGGAATACTAAGTCATCTTTCCAGAGCCTATCGCTGGCAATACATGCTAGAACCTATGGGTTTTAAACCAAAATACCCAAATAGTATCATGGCAGTTTTTATAGCGTATTTAGCCAACTTAGGAATTCCAAGGTCTGGTGAAGCATTGCGCGCATTAACCCTAACAAACTATGAAGGTGTTCCGTTTGAAAAAGGATTCGGAACTATTGTTGCCGAACGTGTTGCTGATTTAATTGTGATGCTTTTTGTCATTGCAATTACACTATGTATTCAGTTTGATTTTATTTGGAATTTACTCATGACAAAGCTCAATCCAACAAAAATAATCATCTTGCTAGTAATCATGATGGTTTTTGGAATTGCGTTAATCATCTTCATTAAAAAAGCAAAAACAGGAATTGCCCTAAAAATCAAAAATTTCATCTTAGGAATTTATGAAGGCGCAACCAGTATTTTAAAAATGAAAAATAAATGGGGATTCATTTTCCATACACTTTTCATTTGGTCGATGTACATGCTCATGTTTTATGTAACTATACTTTCCGTAGAAGATTTACACGGAGAAGTTCCTGTTGGCGCAATCTTAATTGCTTTCATTGCAGGAAGTTTCAGTATTGCCGCTACCAATGGCGGAATTGGCTTATATCCAATTGCAGTTGCTGGTGCATTTTCACTATTTGGCATAGCGCGCGTTCCAAGTGAAGCTTTCGGCTGGATTATGTGGTCGTCGCAAACCCTAATGGTTATAATTTTGGGTGGATTATCATTTCTTTATTTACCTATTTTTAATAGCAAAAAATAA
- the panC gene encoding pantoate--beta-alanine ligase, protein MIIYDTQNTLKAFVKAQKLEGKTIGFIPTMGALHKGHLSLVRNAMTDNDIVFVSIFVNPTQFGNATDLEKYPRTLDADVALLKTLGKNVFVYAPSVTDIYNSDINAEKFSFDGLEFEMEGKFRTGHFDGVGTIVKRLFEIVTPDNAYFGEKDFQQLMIIKKLASKYKLPVHVIGCEIFREASGLAMSSRNQRLSDHAKKESAFIYKTLLEAKKKFGTKSALKVKEWVQNQFNKHPLLTLEYVEIANIKNLKTTKRKSKNETYRIFIAAFIENIRLIDNIALN, encoded by the coding sequence ATGATTATATACGATACTCAAAATACATTAAAAGCTTTCGTAAAAGCTCAAAAATTAGAAGGAAAAACTATTGGTTTTATTCCCACAATGGGCGCACTTCATAAAGGTCACTTATCGCTTGTAAGGAACGCTATGACTGACAATGATATTGTGTTTGTAAGTATTTTTGTGAATCCAACTCAGTTTGGTAACGCAACTGATTTAGAGAAATATCCTCGAACTTTAGACGCCGATGTTGCACTGCTAAAAACTTTAGGAAAAAATGTATTTGTATACGCTCCAAGTGTGACAGATATCTATAATTCTGACATAAATGCCGAAAAATTCAGTTTTGATGGACTCGAATTTGAGATGGAAGGAAAATTTAGAACTGGTCATTTTGATGGTGTTGGAACCATTGTAAAACGTCTTTTTGAAATCGTTACACCAGATAATGCCTATTTTGGCGAAAAAGATTTTCAACAATTAATGATTATCAAAAAATTAGCTTCCAAATACAAATTACCTGTACATGTGATTGGTTGTGAAATATTTAGAGAAGCTTCTGGCTTGGCTATGAGTTCTCGAAATCAACGCTTATCCGATCACGCAAAAAAAGAAAGTGCCTTTATTTACAAAACGCTTTTAGAAGCAAAGAAAAAATTTGGCACGAAAAGCGCATTAAAAGTGAAAGAATGGGTCCAGAATCAGTTCAATAAACATCCGTTACTAACCTTGGAATACGTTGAAATTGCAAACATAAAAAACTTGAAAACTACCAAACGAAAATCTAAAAACGAAACGTATCGCATATTCATTGCTGCTTTTATTGAAAACATTCGCTTAATTGACAACATAGCATTGAATTAA
- a CDS encoding GNAT family N-acyltransferase, which produces MGLVTAKEVAKAIKLDKYGFIGTFIGWILMKVLRISNINKVYDKHKHLKDLEFLNALLDEFQIKFEIPEEDMKRLPKDGAYVTISNHPLGGIDGLLLLKLMIEQRPDYKIIANFLLQRIDPIKSYIMPVNPFEDHKGAKSSLAGFKQSIMHLREGKPLGVFPAGEVSTYKDGKLIVDKPWEESAMKLVKKAKVPVVPIYFHAKNSRIFYRLSRISDTFRTAKLPSEVLTQKNRVIKVRIGKPISVKAQDEHESLEDFTEFVRKKTYMLSNTFEKQNLLSKVPTSLKIPKPPPKQIITPVSAEVIQEEVEGLPKDRHLLTSKNYQVFLAEASEIPNVLREIGRLREITFREIGEGTNQAIDLDKFDYYYHHMFLWDSEAKQLVGAYRMGLGSQIFANYGIDGFYLQDLFRFEPELHKMMSESIEMGRAFIIKEYQQKPMPLFLLWKGIVHTTLRYPEHKYLIGGVSISNQFSNFSKSLMIEFMKSHYYDPYVAQYIHPKKEFKVKLKDADKDFIFDETEADLNKFDKIINEIEPGNLRLPVLIKKYVKQNAKVVAFNVDPLFNNSVDGLMYIRISDLPESTVKPVMEEFQAELERRLNDNEEE; this is translated from the coding sequence ATGGGATTGGTAACAGCTAAAGAAGTTGCAAAAGCTATCAAATTAGACAAGTACGGCTTTATTGGAACCTTTATCGGTTGGATTTTAATGAAGGTGTTGCGTATTTCCAATATAAATAAAGTCTACGACAAGCATAAACACCTCAAAGATTTAGAATTTTTAAATGCATTATTAGATGAGTTTCAGATTAAATTTGAAATTCCTGAGGAAGATATGAAACGTCTTCCTAAAGATGGCGCGTATGTAACAATTTCAAATCATCCACTTGGTGGAATTGATGGACTTTTGTTGTTAAAACTGATGATAGAGCAACGACCAGATTATAAAATCATTGCGAATTTCTTATTACAACGAATAGATCCGATAAAATCATACATAATGCCTGTAAATCCTTTTGAAGATCACAAAGGAGCAAAATCAAGTTTGGCAGGTTTCAAACAATCCATCATGCATTTGCGGGAAGGAAAACCATTGGGTGTTTTTCCAGCAGGAGAAGTTTCAACCTATAAAGACGGGAAACTAATTGTTGATAAACCTTGGGAAGAATCTGCAATGAAACTAGTGAAAAAAGCAAAAGTTCCGGTGGTTCCTATCTATTTTCATGCAAAAAATAGTCGCATCTTTTACAGACTTTCAAGAATCAGTGATACGTTTCGAACGGCAAAATTACCGTCTGAAGTATTGACACAAAAAAATAGAGTCATAAAAGTGCGTATCGGAAAACCAATTTCTGTAAAAGCACAAGACGAACACGAAAGTTTAGAAGACTTTACAGAATTTGTACGCAAAAAAACATACATGTTATCTAACACGTTTGAAAAGCAAAATCTGTTGAGTAAAGTGCCAACATCGTTAAAAATTCCAAAACCACCACCAAAACAAATTATTACGCCAGTTTCTGCGGAAGTCATACAAGAAGAAGTAGAAGGTTTACCGAAAGATCGTCATTTGCTAACAAGTAAAAATTACCAGGTTTTTCTAGCGGAAGCTTCTGAAATTCCAAACGTATTACGTGAAATTGGAAGACTTCGTGAAATTACGTTTCGGGAAATCGGTGAAGGAACCAATCAAGCAATTGATTTAGATAAATTCGATTACTATTATCATCATATGTTTCTGTGGGATAGTGAAGCAAAACAATTAGTTGGCGCGTATAGAATGGGCTTAGGAAGTCAGATCTTTGCAAACTATGGAATTGATGGTTTCTATCTGCAAGACTTATTTCGTTTTGAACCAGAATTACACAAAATGATGAGCGAATCCATTGAAATGGGAAGAGCTTTCATCATAAAAGAATATCAGCAAAAACCAATGCCATTATTCTTACTTTGGAAAGGAATTGTGCACACAACGTTGCGATATCCAGAACACAAATACCTCATTGGTGGCGTAAGTATTAGCAATCAGTTTTCAAACTTTTCCAAATCACTCATGATTGAGTTTATGAAATCGCATTATTACGATCCGTATGTTGCACAATACATTCATCCGAAAAAAGAATTCAAAGTCAAACTAAAAGATGCAGACAAAGACTTTATTTTTGATGAAACAGAAGCCGATTTAAACAAATTTGATAAAATCATTAACGAAATAGAACCTGGAAACTTGCGTTTGCCTGTACTCATAAAAAAGTATGTAAAACAAAATGCAAAAGTGGTTGCCTTTAATGTAGATCCGCTATTTAATAACTCGGTTGATGGTTTAATGTACATTCGAATTTCTGATCTTCCAGAAAGTACTGTAAAACCTGTCATGGAAGAATTTCAAGCAGAACTAGAGCGCAGACTAAACGACAACGAAGAAGAATAA
- the radA gene encoding DNA repair protein RadA: protein MAKVKTTFFCQNCGSQFAKWQGQCSSCKQWNTIVEEVIQKEVKANWQKQEKGVSRISKPTLIHEISSATEQRLPTSDQELDRVLGGGIVPGSLILLGGEPGIGKSTLLLQISLKLPYKTLYVSGEESQKQIKMRAERISQKSSNCFVLTETKTQNIFKQIAEIQPDIVIIDSIQTLHSDYIESSAGSISQIRECTTELIKFAKESGTPVLLIGHITKDGNIAGPKILEHMVDTVLQFEGDRNHVYRILRSLKNRFGSTSELGIYEMLSDGLREVSNPSEILISKNEDELSGTAIAATLEGARPLMIEIQALVSTAVYGTPQRSSTGYNAKRLNMLLAVLEKRAGFKLAAKDVFLNITGGISIDDTAIDLAVIAAILSSNEDEEISKTNCFAAEIGLAGEIRPVSRIDQRISEAEKLGFKRFFTSKYNKISLKNTNIEIILISKIEDLVSHLF from the coding sequence ATGGCAAAAGTAAAAACAACTTTTTTCTGTCAAAACTGCGGATCACAGTTCGCAAAGTGGCAAGGACAATGTTCTTCGTGCAAACAATGGAACACCATTGTCGAAGAAGTAATTCAAAAAGAAGTAAAAGCCAATTGGCAAAAACAAGAAAAAGGTGTTTCACGTATTTCAAAACCGACGTTGATTCATGAAATTAGTTCTGCAACAGAACAACGTTTACCAACTTCTGACCAAGAATTGGACAGAGTTTTAGGTGGCGGAATTGTACCAGGATCCTTAATCTTACTCGGCGGAGAACCTGGTATTGGAAAAAGCACACTATTACTTCAAATCTCATTAAAATTACCGTACAAAACGTTGTATGTTTCTGGAGAAGAAAGTCAGAAGCAAATCAAAATGCGCGCAGAACGTATCAGTCAAAAAAGCTCGAATTGTTTTGTATTGACGGAAACGAAAACGCAAAATATTTTCAAGCAAATTGCTGAAATCCAACCAGATATTGTTATCATTGATTCCATTCAAACCTTGCATTCTGATTATATTGAATCATCTGCGGGAAGCATTTCACAAATCCGAGAATGCACAACAGAACTCATCAAATTTGCCAAAGAAAGTGGCACGCCAGTTTTACTAATTGGACACATTACAAAAGACGGAAACATTGCTGGACCAAAAATTTTGGAACATATGGTGGATACGGTTTTACAGTTTGAAGGCGATCGAAATCATGTATACAGAATTTTACGTTCGTTAAAAAACCGTTTTGGTTCAACGTCCGAATTAGGAATTTATGAAATGTTGTCCGATGGCTTACGCGAAGTGAGCAATCCGTCAGAAATATTAATTTCCAAAAACGAAGATGAACTCAGCGGAACTGCAATTGCAGCAACTTTAGAAGGCGCGCGTCCGTTAATGATTGAAATTCAAGCCTTAGTAAGCACAGCGGTTTACGGAACACCACAACGAAGTTCCACAGGATATAATGCCAAACGACTCAACATGTTGTTGGCAGTTTTAGAAAAAAGAGCAGGTTTCAAATTAGCGGCAAAAGATGTTTTCCTAAACATTACTGGCGGAATTAGCATTGATGACACTGCGATAGATTTGGCGGTAATTGCAGCAATTTTATCAAGCAATGAAGATGAAGAAATTTCCAAAACAAACTGTTTTGCTGCAGAAATTGGATTGGCTGGAGAAATTCGTCCTGTAAGCAGAATAGATCAGCGTATTTCAGAAGCTGAAAAATTAGGTTTCAAACGATTTTTTACTTCAAAATACAATAAAATATCACTCAAAAACACCAACATAGAAATTATCTTAATCTCTAAAATTGAAGATTTAGTTTCGCATTTGTTTTAG
- a CDS encoding DUF4270 domain-containing protein, which translates to MNRFKKTLTGASVVLLIVLGFVACDDEFSTVGDEIIENNNFSTDLFAETIVNASNKRLNPVQTNGLPVYQLGKNDDPVFGTTFSSLTVQASLITGTENPEFGDFSQAEEDADLTDFEEEEMVTEVWLNIPFFSSSSVDDAGETVVEVDSLYGNIDTPFTLSVKELTYFLRSVDPNGDPQAYFSDEDYAGLTNETLFEDAAYVINTAEIEVGEVDASGQPVNDDAGVQIIEETLSPRIRVKLNSVFFQQRIINNEGSIKLSNNNVFRAEDLFRGLHITADDAEALMLLDFQNANIEINYTYNKVNTQGNTDASDDTTELEKAKFLLSLSSANIVNTFSTPTFGQNVATTDNLFLKGGEGSMSTIELFGPDTDGNGVADQLEEIRENGWIINDANLVFYVNNAIQVDAAQDPQRIYLYNMDDAIPLQDYIVDQTVNPTSLSLSKAVHGGILERDDAGIATQYKIRLTEHINNVIRKDSTNVVLGLVSSSDIRIISSGQTQTGSSELDFVPTVSIMNPFGTVLHGSTPATPEDKRLKLEIFYSIPGSN; encoded by the coding sequence ATGAACAGATTTAAGAAGACACTCACAGGTGCTTCAGTAGTGCTTTTAATAGTGCTAGGCTTTGTTGCTTGTGATGATGAATTTAGTACGGTTGGAGACGAAATTATTGAAAATAATAATTTCTCTACTGACTTATTTGCGGAAACAATAGTGAACGCTTCAAACAAGCGATTGAATCCAGTGCAAACGAACGGATTGCCAGTATATCAACTAGGAAAAAATGATGATCCAGTTTTTGGAACTACATTTTCAAGCCTTACGGTTCAGGCAAGCTTAATAACAGGAACAGAAAATCCTGAATTCGGAGACTTTAGTCAAGCAGAAGAAGATGCAGATTTAACAGATTTCGAAGAAGAAGAAATGGTAACCGAAGTTTGGTTAAATATCCCGTTTTTTAGCTCAAGTTCAGTGGATGATGCTGGTGAAACTGTTGTTGAAGTAGATTCATTATATGGAAACATAGATACGCCATTTACATTAAGTGTGAAAGAGCTTACCTATTTCTTAAGAAGTGTTGATCCTAACGGAGATCCGCAAGCATATTTTTCTGATGAAGATTATGCTGGTTTAACTAATGAAACACTTTTTGAAGATGCTGCATATGTAATTAATACAGCAGAAATTGAAGTTGGAGAAGTTGACGCTAGTGGGCAACCCGTAAATGATGATGCAGGAGTACAAATAATTGAAGAGACATTATCACCAAGAATTCGTGTGAAGCTAAACTCAGTTTTCTTTCAACAACGAATTATTAATAATGAAGGAAGCATAAAACTTTCAAACAACAACGTTTTTAGAGCAGAAGATTTATTTAGAGGTTTGCATATTACTGCCGATGATGCAGAAGCTTTAATGTTGTTAGACTTTCAGAATGCTAATATTGAAATAAATTACACATATAATAAAGTAAATACACAAGGAAATACGGATGCTTCAGATGATACAACGGAGCTAGAAAAAGCTAAATTCTTATTGAGTTTATCATCTGCCAACATTGTAAATACATTCTCCACACCAACTTTTGGTCAAAATGTAGCGACTACTGACAATTTATTTCTAAAAGGAGGAGAAGGTTCTATGTCTACCATTGAACTTTTTGGGCCAGACACGGATGGAAATGGTGTTGCAGATCAATTAGAAGAAATTAGAGAAAACGGTTGGATTATCAATGATGCAAACTTAGTATTCTATGTAAACAATGCAATTCAGGTTGATGCCGCTCAAGATCCACAACGTATTTACTTATACAACATGGATGATGCAATTCCATTACAGGATTACATCGTAGATCAAACTGTAAATCCAACGTCACTTTCGTTATCAAAAGCTGTACATGGAGGAATTTTAGAACGTGATGATGCAGGAATTGCAACTCAATATAAAATTAGATTAACAGAACATATTAATAACGTTATCCGAAAAGATTCAACTAACGTTGTTCTTGGATTAGTATCTTCTTCTGACATACGTATCATTTCAAGCGGACAAACACAAACAGGAAGTTCAGAATTGGACTTTGTTCCCACTGTTTCAATCATGAATCCGTTTGGTACTGTATTACACGGAAGTACACCAGCTACACCTGAAGACAAACGACTGAAGCTAGAAATATTTTATTCAATCCCAGGAAGCAATTAA
- a CDS encoding alpha/beta hydrolase, translating to MKKYVMLLVVFVSFAVANAQTKIEKIESKKLNETRDIQLYIPEGYSDEKVYPIIVVLDAHYLFESVVANTRYYSYWNEMPESIVIGINQYEKESRDRDCMYDDDNGLPKDKGNQFFEFIGMELIPFVEKNYNTANFKMIIGHDLTANFANYYLFKEVPLFDAYINLSPYFAPKMEERIATRLGEFETKKFYYLATAEEDTKKDAQRIRALNTSLSALKNENIFYYYDDFTEADHNSLAVQAIPRAMSQIFSMYRPISVKEYKETILELKTSPYLYLADKYETIKNLFGFEKRVSVNDFMAIYSAVRKSEKIDDLKLLAKLAKKEYPDSALFHFFMGEFYEKSGEPKKALRMYQNGFSMNAIDFITKDLMLDKAAKIKQDFGW from the coding sequence ATGAAAAAGTATGTGATGCTACTCGTTGTATTTGTGTCTTTTGCTGTGGCAAATGCGCAAACCAAAATTGAGAAAATCGAATCAAAAAAACTGAATGAAACACGCGACATTCAATTATATATTCCTGAAGGATATTCCGATGAAAAAGTATATCCAATTATTGTAGTGCTAGATGCGCATTATCTCTTTGAAAGTGTTGTGGCAAATACGCGTTATTATAGTTATTGGAACGAGATGCCAGAATCTATTGTCATAGGAATTAATCAATATGAAAAAGAATCACGTGATCGCGATTGTATGTATGACGACGACAATGGGTTACCAAAAGATAAAGGAAATCAATTCTTTGAATTTATAGGAATGGAACTAATTCCGTTTGTAGAGAAAAATTACAACACTGCGAATTTTAAAATGATTATTGGACATGATTTAACAGCAAATTTTGCGAATTATTACTTATTCAAAGAAGTGCCATTATTTGATGCCTACATAAATCTAAGTCCGTATTTCGCACCAAAAATGGAAGAACGTATTGCAACACGTTTAGGTGAATTTGAAACGAAAAAATTCTACTATCTCGCTACCGCGGAAGAAGACACAAAGAAAGACGCACAACGAATTAGAGCGTTAAACACTTCACTTAGCGCATTAAAAAACGAAAACATTTTTTACTATTACGACGATTTTACGGAAGCAGATCACAACTCATTGGCAGTACAAGCGATTCCGAGAGCAATGAGTCAAATATTTTCTATGTATCGCCCAATTAGCGTAAAAGAATACAAAGAAACCATCTTAGAATTAAAAACATCTCCCTATTTATATTTAGCAGATAAATACGAAACAATCAAAAATCTTTTTGGATTTGAAAAACGTGTTTCTGTCAATGATTTTATGGCAATATATTCGGCAGTTCGCAAATCAGAAAAAATAGATGATTTAAAATTATTAGCCAAACTTGCTAAAAAAGAATATCCCGATTCGGCATTATTTCACTTTTTTATGGGAGAATTTTATGAAAAAAGTGGCGAACCAAAAAAAGCGTTGCGCATGTATCAAAACGGATTTAGCATGAACGCAATAGATTTTATCACAAAAGATTTAATGCTTGACAAAGCAGCTAAAATAAAACAAGACTTCGGTTGGTAA
- a CDS encoding exodeoxyribonuclease III, with product MKIISYNVNGIRAAIKKGFIEWLQQANPDVICLQEIKAQKEQLDLEIFEQAGYKYNYWYSAQKKGYSGVAILCKQEPKKVVYGTGIETMDFEGRNVRVDFDNISIMSMYLPSGTNDARLSFKFQYMDEIKEYLTELRNELPNLVVCGDYNICHEEIDIHNPKMKGVSGFLPEERAWIGSFINSGFIDSFRHLNKEPHHYSWWSYRANARNNNKGWRIDYNMVSEPLKENITRATILPEAKHSDHCPILVEVEV from the coding sequence ATGAAAATAATATCATACAATGTAAACGGAATCCGTGCAGCAATCAAAAAAGGATTCATAGAATGGCTGCAACAAGCAAATCCAGATGTAATTTGTCTGCAAGAAATAAAAGCACAAAAAGAACAACTCGATTTAGAAATTTTTGAGCAAGCAGGTTACAAATACAACTATTGGTATAGCGCACAAAAAAAAGGCTACAGCGGCGTTGCGATATTGTGCAAGCAAGAACCAAAAAAGGTAGTCTACGGAACAGGAATTGAAACCATGGATTTTGAAGGTCGCAACGTGCGTGTCGATTTTGACAACATCTCTATAATGAGCATGTATTTGCCTTCGGGAACAAATGATGCGCGACTCAGTTTCAAGTTCCAATACATGGACGAAATAAAGGAATACTTAACGGAATTGCGCAACGAATTACCAAACTTAGTCGTTTGTGGCGATTACAATATCTGTCATGAAGAAATTGACATTCACAACCCAAAAATGAAAGGAGTTTCAGGATTCTTGCCAGAAGAACGCGCTTGGATTGGAAGTTTCATAAATAGCGGATTCATCGATTCATTCCGACATCTCAACAAAGAACCACATCATTACAGTTGGTGGAGTTACCGCGCAAACGCCCGAAACAACAACAAAGGTTGGCGCATAGATTACAATATGGTCAGCGAACCGCTAAAAGAAAACATTACCAGAGCAACCATTTTGCCAGAAGCCAAACACTCGGATCATTGTCCTATTTTGGTGGAGGTAGAAGTGTAA
- a CDS encoding glycogen/starch synthase, which yields MKNKRVLYVSSEVVPYLPETEISSMSFEAPKMVNSKGGQIRIFMPRFGNINERRHQLHEVIRLSGMNLVINDMDMPLIIKVASIPKERIQVYFIDNEEYFKRKATFTDEDGNLFPDNDERAIFFAKGVIETVKKLNWAPDIIHVHGWMASLLPLYLRKYYKDEPLFTDSKIVTSVYKQEFDGALDDKMLDKIKFDNIGEGNVEILADPTYSNLLKVAVDHSDAVVIASQEIPADIQEYLTGYDKPVLEYKNREEFADAYTDFYNTKVLNLG from the coding sequence ATGAAAAATAAAAGAGTCTTGTACGTTTCATCTGAGGTAGTCCCTTATTTACCAGAAACAGAAATTTCGTCAATGTCGTTTGAAGCACCAAAAATGGTAAATAGCAAAGGTGGACAAATTAGGATATTTATGCCACGTTTTGGGAATATCAATGAAAGAAGACACCAATTGCATGAAGTAATTCGTTTATCGGGAATGAATTTAGTCATTAATGACATGGATATGCCATTAATTATTAAAGTTGCTTCTATTCCAAAAGAGAGAATCCAAGTATACTTTATTGATAATGAAGAATATTTTAAACGTAAAGCTACGTTTACTGATGAAGATGGAAATTTATTTCCAGACAATGATGAACGCGCAATTTTCTTTGCAAAAGGTGTTATTGAAACTGTTAAGAAATTAAATTGGGCACCAGATATTATCCACGTTCATGGTTGGATGGCTTCTTTATTACCGCTTTATTTAAGAAAATATTATAAAGACGAACCGTTATTTACAGATAGTAAAATTGTAACTTCGGTCTACAAACAAGAATTTGACGGTGCTTTAGATGATAAAATGCTGGATAAAATCAAATTTGACAATATTGGTGAAGGCAATGTGGAAATATTAGCTGACCCAACCTACTCTAACCTTCTAAAAGTTGCTGTGGATCATTCGGATGCCGTAGTAATTGCATCTCAGGAAATTCCTGCTGATATTCAAGAATATCTCACCGGTTATGATAAACCCGTTCTTGAATATAAAAACAGAGAAGAATTTGCGGATGCATACACAGATTTTTACAATACAAAAGTTTTAAATTTAGGTTAA
- a CDS encoding aldo/keto reductase: MKYSKIPHTDIKVSKICLGTMTWGNQNTEAEGHEQMDYALTQGVNFFDTAELYPVPATEETYAETERIIGTWFKKSGNRDKVVLATKIAGPGDYTAHIRTNGFKPEAIKDAVEKSLKRLQTDYIDLYQLHWPERQANFFGTRDYKHDPSDSWKDNFHETLNALDALIKEGKIRQVGISNETPWGTMRYLEESKKGLPRMVTIQNAYSLVCRSFETSLAEIAMREKIGLMAYSPLACGVLSGKYLDGKLPDDSRLALFPRFARYSGKEAMEATRQYNEVAKKHNISLSQMALAFINQQPFLTGNIIGATKMEQLKENIASIDLDLSQEIIDEINEIHSRIPNPAP, translated from the coding sequence ATGAAATACTCAAAAATACCACATACAGACATAAAAGTTAGCAAAATATGCTTAGGAACCATGACTTGGGGAAATCAAAATACCGAAGCCGAAGGTCACGAGCAAATGGATTACGCATTAACACAAGGCGTTAACTTTTTTGATACTGCCGAATTATATCCAGTGCCAGCAACGGAAGAAACCTACGCAGAAACCGAACGTATTATTGGAACTTGGTTCAAAAAATCAGGAAACAGAGACAAAGTTGTTTTAGCTACTAAAATAGCAGGTCCTGGCGATTATACTGCACACATTAGAACGAATGGTTTTAAACCAGAAGCCATAAAAGATGCTGTAGAAAAAAGCTTAAAACGTTTGCAAACAGACTATATAGATTTGTATCAATTGCATTGGCCAGAACGCCAAGCAAACTTCTTTGGAACGCGTGATTATAAGCATGATCCGAGCGATTCTTGGAAAGATAATTTTCATGAAACTTTAAACGCCTTAGATGCGTTAATCAAAGAAGGAAAAATTCGTCAAGTCGGAATCTCCAATGAAACACCTTGGGGAACAATGCGTTATTTGGAAGAATCTAAAAAAGGATTGCCAAGAATGGTCACGATTCAAAATGCGTATTCATTAGTATGTCGAAGTTTTGAAACAAGTTTGGCGGAAATTGCAATGCGAGAAAAAATTGGATTAATGGCATATTCGCCACTTGCCTGTGGTGTTCTTTCGGGAAAATACTTAGATGGAAAACTACCTGACGATTCCCGCTTAGCATTATTTCCAAGATTTGCACGATATAGCGGAAAAGAAGCAATGGAAGCTACACGACAGTATAATGAAGTTGCCAAAAAACACAATATAAGTTTGTCGCAAATGGCGTTGGCGTTTATAAATCAGCAACCATTTTTGACAGGAAATATTATTGGAGCTACTAAAATGGAACAACTCAAAGAAAATATTGCAAGTATTGATCTTGATTTGTCACAAGAAATCATTGATGAAATCAATGAAATTCATAGTCGGATTCCGAATCCGGCACCGTGA
- the panD gene encoding aspartate 1-decarboxylase: MQVHVVKSKIHRVKVTGADLNYIGSITIDEDLMNAANIIQGERVQIVNNNNGERLETYAIPGPRGSGEITLNGAAARKVAKDDILILITYAIMDIEEAKQFKPALVFPNEADNTLT, encoded by the coding sequence ATGCAAGTACACGTAGTAAAATCTAAAATACACAGAGTAAAAGTCACAGGAGCTGACTTAAACTATATTGGAAGTATCACTATCGATGAAGACCTTATGAATGCTGCAAACATTATTCAAGGAGAAAGAGTCCAAATTGTAAACAACAATAATGGCGAACGCCTTGAAACATATGCAATTCCAGGACCAAGAGGAAGCGGAGAAATTACACTAAATGGCGCCGCAGCGCGTAAAGTTGCCAAAGATGATATCCTTATCTTAATCACATACGCAATTATGGACATTGAAGAAGCAAAGCAGTTCAAACCCGCATTGGTATTTCCAAACGAAGCAGACAATACACTTACCTAA